A DNA window from Spirochaetota bacterium contains the following coding sequences:
- a CDS encoding OFA family MFS transporter has translation MSNENLESKRWLIAIAAIVMQLCLGTVYAWSVFKKPLMGMHGWSETSTQLTFMMLMLIIGLSAAFGGTLVDKKGPRFVATIGGILFGVGTLIAGLGDQMGNIYLLYLGFGVIAALGNGFGYVTPIATLIRWFPDKRGLVTGLAVMGFGAGAFFMGQIAPAMIKSFKVVETVGGAEKAVSSGVAMTWYIWGIIFLILVTGAAQFYKNPPQGWLPKGFTPAKSAVSAADSYQFGEAVKKPQWWMLWAMLCLNVSAGLGLISQLSPLSQELYKPLVDPSVTGEDLVKVLAAAGGMVVAVTAIFNGLGRLFWAKVSDNIGRRMVFMIMFATQAILYILVGMGLIPNYYLFMVVGCYLLACYGGGFATMPAFAADAFGPGYIGKVYGFMLTAWSVAGIVGPLVFASLKDQALFIAAGLLVVGLLIAIVYKPPTKKTA, from the coding sequence ATGAGTAACGAGAATCTGGAATCTAAAAGATGGCTCATAGCCATCGCGGCGATCGTCATGCAGCTCTGCCTCGGTACGGTCTACGCTTGGTCAGTATTCAAAAAACCGCTTATGGGAATGCATGGCTGGTCGGAAACCTCGACCCAGCTCACATTCATGATGCTTATGCTTATCATCGGCCTTTCGGCGGCCTTCGGCGGCACCCTTGTCGATAAAAAGGGCCCCCGTTTTGTGGCCACGATAGGCGGCATTCTGTTCGGTGTGGGTACTCTCATCGCCGGCCTGGGCGACCAGATGGGCAATATTTATCTGCTCTATCTCGGTTTTGGCGTTATTGCCGCCCTGGGCAACGGCTTCGGGTACGTGACCCCCATCGCCACCCTCATTCGCTGGTTCCCTGACAAGCGGGGCCTGGTAACCGGACTGGCCGTCATGGGCTTCGGCGCCGGCGCCTTTTTCATGGGGCAGATCGCTCCCGCCATGATCAAGAGCTTCAAGGTCGTCGAGACGGTCGGAGGGGCGGAAAAGGCCGTCAGCTCCGGCGTGGCCATGACCTGGTATATCTGGGGTATAATTTTTCTTATCCTCGTGACCGGCGCGGCGCAGTTTTACAAGAACCCTCCGCAGGGATGGCTGCCCAAGGGCTTCACCCCCGCCAAAAGCGCGGTGTCCGCGGCTGATTCATACCAGTTCGGCGAAGCGGTCAAGAAGCCCCAGTGGTGGATGCTCTGGGCGATGCTTTGCCTCAACGTGTCGGCAGGTCTCGGTCTTATTTCCCAGCTGTCTCCCCTGTCACAGGAGCTTTACAAGCCCCTGGTTGACCCGTCGGTCACCGGCGAAGATCTCGTGAAGGTCCTGGCGGCAGCGGGCGGAATGGTTGTGGCCGTTACGGCGATATTCAACGGCCTTGGCAGGCTCTTCTGGGCCAAGGTTTCGGATAATATCGGGCGCAGAATGGTCTTCATGATCATGTTCGCGACCCAGGCCATCCTCTACATTCTGGTGGGGATGGGCCTTATCCCCAACTATTACCTGTTCATGGTCGTAGGCTGTTACCTCCTCGCCTGCTACGGCGGCGGATTCGCCACCATGCCGGCCTTTGCGGCGGACGCATTCGGCCCCGGCTACATCGGCAAGGTATACGGGTTCATGCTAACCGCGTGGAGCGTGGCGGGAATAGTCGGACCCCTTGTATTCGCGAGCCTGAAGGATCAGGCCCTCTTTATAGCCGCCGGTCTCCTGGTGGTCGGCCTCCTCATAGCCATCGTGTACAAGCCGCCTACGAAAAAGACCGCCTAG
- the fdhF gene encoding formate dehydrogenase subunit alpha — protein MELVIDGKKCEFRQGQTIYEVAKENGIHIPVLCHHDQIKPVGACRVCVVEVEKARSLVASCAAPADNGMVVHTATKRVLDARKIVVELLLKQGHHNCITCERNGACVLQDLAYSLGIETPRFEGPEEMREVEQANEMIVRDMNKCVLCGLCVRACNEIQVNQVLDYTGRGPTAMVGPAFGQAYENSSCVFCGECMRVCPVGAIYEKQGRFMGRERDLEKVRTTCGYCGVGCQMDINIKGNNIVKITTPRETAPPPNNGSLCIKGRFGYDFVGHPDRLKKPMIRDNGELREASWDEAMGYVADKLSAIKAKHGPDAIAGFSSARCTNEENYLFQKFMRAVIGTNNVDHCARLUHSSTVAGLATAFGSGAMTNSIADMEESNCFLITGTNTTENHPVISNFIKRAVTQRGAKLILADPREIELAKFATVWIRQKPGTDVAWINGLMNVIISEGLLNEKFVAERTENFEAVKEVVKKYTPDYVEGITGIPAEDLKEAARLYATSPASAIVYAMGITQHINGTDNVKSLANLAMITGQIGRPGTGVNPLRGQNNVQGACDMGCLPGNTPAYKKVNVDEERKICEDAWGVKLPSTPGLTIPKVIDGAAKGTIKALYVMGENPMMSDPNMSHLEHALKNLELLIVQDIFLNESSAYAHVVLPSAAWGEKEGTYSNTERRVQLIRKAVNAPGEAKPDWEIISALAGKMGAPWKYANAQAVFDEINKVTPSYAGITYERIENVGIQWPCPTKEHPGTPILHAVAFTRGKGLFSVCEHIPPAEQTDKEYPYILTTGRILYQYHTATMSRRSKGLVSRTPEAFIEINPADADKLGIGHGDRVQVTSRRGSIEVMAEVSDRCDEGVVFIPFHYQEAAVNRLTNNAIDPVANIPEFKVCAVKVRAMA, from the coding sequence ATGGAACTGGTCATTGATGGCAAAAAATGCGAGTTCAGACAAGGCCAGACGATATATGAAGTGGCGAAGGAAAACGGGATCCATATCCCCGTGCTCTGCCACCATGATCAGATAAAGCCGGTGGGCGCCTGCAGGGTCTGCGTCGTGGAGGTGGAGAAGGCCAGGTCCCTGGTCGCTTCCTGCGCCGCTCCCGCCGACAACGGCATGGTCGTGCACACCGCCACGAAGCGCGTCCTCGACGCCCGTAAGATAGTGGTGGAGCTTCTCCTGAAGCAGGGGCACCACAACTGCATCACCTGCGAGAGAAACGGCGCCTGCGTTCTCCAGGACCTCGCCTATTCCCTGGGCATCGAGACCCCGCGGTTCGAGGGCCCCGAGGAGATGAGAGAGGTCGAGCAGGCGAACGAGATGATCGTCCGGGACATGAACAAGTGCGTGCTCTGCGGCCTCTGCGTCCGCGCCTGCAACGAGATACAGGTCAACCAGGTCCTCGATTACACCGGCCGGGGCCCCACCGCCATGGTCGGCCCGGCCTTCGGCCAAGCCTATGAAAACTCATCCTGCGTCTTCTGCGGCGAATGCATGAGGGTCTGCCCCGTGGGGGCGATCTACGAGAAGCAGGGGCGCTTCATGGGAAGGGAGAGAGACCTGGAAAAGGTCAGGACCACCTGCGGTTACTGCGGCGTGGGGTGCCAGATGGACATCAATATCAAGGGCAACAATATCGTGAAGATCACGACGCCCCGGGAGACGGCGCCGCCCCCCAACAACGGCAGCCTCTGCATCAAGGGCCGTTTCGGATACGATTTCGTGGGCCATCCCGACAGGCTGAAGAAGCCGATGATCAGGGACAACGGCGAGCTCAGGGAAGCCTCCTGGGACGAGGCCATGGGATATGTCGCGGACAAGCTTTCAGCCATCAAGGCCAAGCACGGCCCGGACGCCATCGCCGGCTTCTCGTCGGCGCGGTGCACCAATGAAGAGAATTACCTCTTTCAGAAATTCATGCGCGCGGTGATCGGGACCAATAACGTCGATCACTGCGCCCGGCTTTGACACAGCTCCACTGTGGCCGGTCTGGCCACCGCATTCGGTTCCGGAGCAATGACGAACTCAATTGCCGACATGGAGGAATCAAACTGTTTCCTGATAACGGGGACGAACACGACGGAAAACCACCCTGTTATCTCGAATTTTATCAAGCGCGCCGTGACACAGCGCGGGGCGAAGCTCATACTTGCCGACCCCCGGGAAATAGAGCTGGCGAAATTCGCGACGGTATGGATACGCCAGAAGCCCGGCACTGATGTCGCCTGGATCAACGGCCTCATGAACGTCATTATAAGCGAGGGCCTGCTCAACGAGAAATTCGTCGCCGAGCGGACAGAGAATTTCGAGGCGGTCAAGGAAGTGGTGAAGAAGTACACGCCTGATTACGTCGAAGGGATCACGGGAATCCCGGCGGAGGACCTGAAAGAGGCGGCCCGGCTCTACGCCACGTCGCCGGCCTCGGCCATCGTGTATGCCATGGGTATCACCCAGCATATCAACGGCACGGACAACGTGAAGTCCCTGGCGAACCTCGCCATGATCACCGGCCAAATCGGCCGTCCCGGCACGGGCGTGAACCCCCTACGGGGCCAGAACAACGTCCAGGGCGCCTGCGACATGGGGTGCCTGCCCGGCAACACGCCGGCGTACAAGAAGGTGAACGTGGACGAGGAGCGCAAAATCTGCGAGGATGCATGGGGCGTGAAGCTTCCTTCAACCCCGGGCCTTACCATACCGAAAGTCATCGACGGAGCGGCAAAAGGGACAATCAAGGCTCTCTATGTCATGGGCGAAAATCCAATGATGTCGGATCCCAATATGTCTCACCTCGAACACGCGTTGAAGAACCTGGAGCTCTTAATCGTCCAGGACATATTCCTTAACGAGTCCAGCGCATACGCGCACGTGGTGCTGCCGAGCGCGGCCTGGGGCGAGAAGGAGGGCACCTATTCCAATACCGAGCGAAGGGTCCAGCTCATTCGGAAGGCGGTTAACGCGCCGGGTGAGGCAAAGCCTGATTGGGAAATCATCTCGGCTCTGGCCGGTAAAATGGGAGCCCCCTGGAAATACGCCAATGCGCAGGCGGTATTCGATGAAATCAACAAGGTCACGCCATCCTATGCGGGCATCACCTATGAGCGCATCGAGAATGTCGGCATCCAGTGGCCCTGCCCCACCAAGGAGCATCCGGGCACGCCGATCCTCCATGCTGTCGCGTTTACCAGGGGCAAGGGGCTCTTCTCGGTCTGCGAGCACATTCCGCCCGCGGAACAGACGGACAAGGAGTATCCCTATATCCTGACGACCGGAAGGATCCTGTACCAGTACCACACGGCCACCATGAGCCGGCGGTCCAAGGGCCTCGTGTCGAGGACGCCCGAGGCGTTCATCGAGATCAATCCGGCCGATGCGGACAAACTGGGTATCGGTCACGGTGACAGGGTCCAGGTGACGAGCCGCAGGGGGTCCATCGAAGTCATGGCCGAGGTTTCCGACAGGTGCGACGAGGGAGTTGTTTTTATCCCGTTCCATTACCAGGAGGCGGCGGTGAACCGGCTCACCAACAACGCGATAGATCCGGTGGCCAACATACCGGAGTTCAAGGTCTGCGCGGTCAAGGTTCGGGCGATGGCGTAG
- the nuoF gene encoding NADH-quinone oxidoreductase subunit NuoF, producing the protein MKIFRAHILVCGGTGCRASASESVHQAVVQEITARKLTEEVAVVETGCNGFCAAGPIMVIYPEGTFYQYVKVEDVKEIIEEHIIKGRPVVRLMYKEPVTEKAIPHMLEIPFFGKQKLIALKNRGLIDAEKIDEYIARDGYQGAAKALTEMSPDQVIEQVKISGLRGRGGGGFPTGMKWGFARKSPGDIKYILCNADEGDPGAFMDRSVLEADPHAVLEGMIIGGYAIGANKGYIYCRAEYPLAIKRLDIAIRQAKEYGLLGDKILGTDYSLDIEVYQGAGAFVCGEETALMSSIEGKRGMPRPRPPFPATQGLFKKPSVLNNVETFANIPQIIMNGGAWYEAIGTERSKGTKVFALTGAVSNVGLVEVPMGTPIGDIIFDIGGGIPNGKNYKAAQLGGPSGGCIPAEALNTPTDYEEIIKLGAIMGSGGLIVMDEDTCMVDTARFFMEFCQEESCGKCTPCREGTKRMLEILERICRGEGRHGDIELLEELAAMIKDSALCGLGQTAPNPVLSTIRYFRHEYEAHIYDKKCAAAVCSGLFKSPCQHACPIEMDVPAYIALLRAGRLDDAYKVMLKTNPFPGICGRVCPQFCANKCRRGQLDDPMAIAWLKRYIADNGTKPKVAPSPVTRKQKIAVIGAGPAGLTAAKDLAIRGYKVTVFEELPHAGGMMRYAIPEYRLPRNIIEEEVKDIEDLGVEIKTKTRVGKDIKYDKIKKDYDVVLIACGAHTSWKLEIEGEDLNGVWGATEFLREVNLGKNVKVGSNVAIIGGGNSAIDAARTAVRLGAKNVTVLYRRERKDMPAWENEIVAAEHEGVKIEYLVAPVKLTGEKGKLKGVVCQRMKLGEFDRSGRRKPVAIPGSEYTLAVDTIIPAISQSTDASFIPDDSDVKKNKYGAIQLAAKTKNRTTADGVYVIGDAASGPATVVEAIGMGHRVAEDIDADIRKKNNEPAYKAPAEEVIDIPFEVDEAVVTPRAAMPELEAGKRIASFVEVELGYSKDAACKEACRCMRCDGGE; encoded by the coding sequence ATGAAAATCTTTCGGGCTCATATACTCGTATGCGGCGGAACCGGCTGCCGGGCATCCGCAAGCGAATCAGTGCATCAGGCGGTCGTCCAGGAGATCACGGCAAGAAAGCTCACCGAGGAGGTGGCGGTGGTGGAAACGGGCTGCAACGGTTTCTGCGCGGCCGGTCCCATCATGGTGATCTACCCGGAGGGAACGTTTTACCAGTACGTAAAAGTTGAAGACGTCAAGGAAATAATAGAAGAGCACATCATAAAGGGAAGGCCGGTCGTAAGGCTCATGTACAAGGAGCCCGTGACCGAGAAGGCCATACCCCACATGCTCGAGATCCCGTTTTTCGGCAAGCAGAAGCTCATCGCCCTGAAGAACAGGGGCCTCATCGACGCGGAGAAGATCGACGAGTACATTGCCCGCGACGGATACCAGGGCGCTGCCAAGGCGCTCACCGAGATGAGCCCCGACCAGGTCATCGAGCAGGTGAAGATCTCCGGCCTCCGGGGAAGAGGGGGCGGCGGTTTTCCCACCGGCATGAAATGGGGATTCGCCCGGAAGTCGCCGGGCGATATCAAGTACATTCTCTGCAACGCCGACGAGGGCGACCCCGGCGCATTCATGGATCGCTCCGTTCTCGAGGCGGACCCCCATGCCGTCCTTGAGGGCATGATCATCGGCGGCTACGCCATCGGCGCGAACAAGGGCTATATCTACTGCCGCGCCGAATATCCGCTGGCCATCAAGCGCCTCGACATAGCCATCCGGCAGGCCAAGGAATACGGCCTCCTCGGCGACAAGATCCTCGGCACCGACTACAGCCTCGACATCGAGGTGTACCAGGGCGCCGGCGCCTTTGTGTGCGGCGAGGAAACCGCCCTCATGTCATCCATCGAGGGAAAGCGCGGCATGCCGCGGCCTCGGCCCCCGTTCCCGGCGACCCAGGGCCTGTTCAAGAAACCGTCGGTTCTCAACAACGTTGAGACCTTCGCGAATATACCTCAGATCATAATGAACGGCGGCGCGTGGTACGAGGCCATCGGCACCGAGCGCTCCAAGGGAACCAAAGTCTTCGCGCTGACCGGCGCGGTCAGCAACGTCGGCCTGGTGGAAGTACCCATGGGAACCCCCATCGGAGACATCATTTTCGATATCGGCGGCGGGATACCGAACGGCAAGAACTACAAGGCCGCCCAGCTCGGCGGCCCCTCCGGCGGCTGCATCCCGGCGGAAGCGCTCAACACCCCGACCGATTATGAAGAGATCATCAAGCTCGGCGCGATCATGGGGTCCGGCGGCCTCATCGTCATGGACGAGGACACCTGTATGGTCGACACGGCCCGATTCTTCATGGAGTTCTGCCAGGAGGAATCGTGCGGCAAGTGTACGCCGTGCCGCGAGGGAACAAAGCGCATGCTGGAGATCCTCGAGAGGATCTGCCGCGGCGAGGGCAGGCATGGCGATATCGAGCTCCTGGAAGAGCTCGCCGCCATGATCAAGGACTCGGCCCTCTGCGGACTCGGCCAGACCGCCCCGAATCCCGTTCTCTCCACCATTCGCTATTTCAGGCACGAATACGAAGCCCACATATACGACAAGAAGTGCGCCGCGGCCGTCTGCTCCGGGCTGTTCAAATCGCCCTGCCAGCACGCGTGCCCCATCGAGATGGATGTTCCGGCGTACATTGCCCTTCTGCGGGCGGGCAGGCTGGATGACGCCTACAAGGTCATGCTCAAGACCAACCCGTTCCCCGGAATATGCGGCCGCGTGTGCCCGCAGTTCTGCGCGAACAAGTGCCGCAGGGGCCAGCTCGATGACCCGATGGCCATCGCGTGGCTCAAGCGCTACATCGCGGACAACGGCACGAAGCCCAAGGTGGCACCGTCGCCGGTCACCCGGAAGCAGAAGATCGCCGTCATCGGCGCAGGCCCGGCGGGCCTCACCGCGGCGAAGGATCTGGCCATCCGTGGCTACAAGGTCACCGTGTTCGAGGAGCTTCCCCACGCAGGCGGCATGATGCGCTACGCGATCCCCGAATACCGGCTCCCGAGAAACATCATTGAAGAAGAAGTGAAGGATATCGAAGACCTCGGCGTCGAGATCAAAACGAAGACCAGGGTCGGCAAGGATATTAAATACGACAAGATCAAGAAGGACTACGACGTCGTTCTCATCGCCTGCGGTGCCCACACGAGCTGGAAGCTCGAGATCGAGGGCGAAGACCTCAACGGCGTCTGGGGAGCCACCGAGTTCCTCAGGGAAGTCAACCTGGGCAAGAACGTGAAGGTCGGCTCCAACGTGGCCATCATCGGCGGCGGCAATTCCGCCATCGACGCCGCCAGGACCGCCGTCAGGCTCGGCGCGAAGAACGTCACCGTCCTCTACCGCAGGGAGCGGAAGGACATGCCGGCCTGGGAAAACGAGATCGTGGCGGCGGAGCACGAGGGCGTGAAGATCGAATACCTCGTGGCGCCCGTGAAGCTTACCGGCGAAAAGGGCAAGCTCAAGGGAGTCGTGTGCCAGAGGATGAAGCTCGGCGAATTCGACCGGTCAGGCAGGCGCAAGCCCGTTGCCATACCCGGCAGCGAGTATACCCTCGCCGTCGATACCATCATACCGGCGATCTCGCAGTCAACCGACGCGTCGTTCATTCCCGATGATTCGGACGTGAAGAAGAACAAGTACGGCGCGATCCAGCTGGCCGCCAAGACCAAGAACAGGACCACGGCGGACGGCGTCTACGTCATCGGCGACGCGGCCTCCGGACCCGCTACGGTTGTCGAGGCCATCGGCATGGGGCACAGGGTCGCCGAAGATATCGATGCCGACATCAGGAAGAAGAACAACGAGCCGGCGTACAAGGCGCCCGCTGAGGAAGTCATCGATATCCCCTTCGAGGTGGACGAGGCCGTGGTAACCCCCAGGGCCGCCATGCCCGAGCTGGAAGCGGGGAAGAGGATCGCGAGCTTCGTCGAGGTGGAGCTGGGATATTCGAAGGACGCAGCGTGCAAGGAGGCATGCAGGTGCATGCGTTGTGACGGCGGGGAATAG
- a CDS encoding (2Fe-2S) ferredoxin domain-containing protein, with product MPKITISDLKKIKEKVEKEDQFRAGNKRVKLTVHMGTCGIASGAKGILDTFMNEISEASANDVLITTSGCIGICSREPLATVEVQGKEPIVYEYLTENKARQIFRRHVLKGEIQEEFVLARGREQEGRK from the coding sequence ATGCCAAAAATAACCATAAGCGATCTAAAAAAGATAAAGGAAAAAGTCGAGAAGGAAGATCAGTTCCGCGCCGGCAATAAGCGCGTGAAACTGACCGTGCACATGGGAACCTGCGGCATCGCTTCCGGCGCCAAGGGCATCCTCGACACGTTCATGAATGAAATCAGCGAAGCCAGCGCGAACGACGTGCTTATTACCACATCGGGCTGTATCGGGATCTGCAGCAGGGAGCCTCTTGCCACCGTGGAGGTGCAGGGAAAGGAGCCGATTGTTTATGAATATCTCACGGAAAACAAGGCTCGCCAGATATTCAGGCGCCATGTCCTGAAAGGCGAGATACAGGAAGAATTCGTCCTTGCAAGGGGCAGGGAGCAGGAAGGGAGGAAGTAA
- the nuoE gene encoding NADH-quinone oxidoreductase subunit NuoE — MEEFSPEQLAKVDEIIKSYKSKPGALIPVLEQVQDVCGYLPMSLQSRVAKGLNLPVANVYGVVTFYSFFTMVPRGKHVVRICLGTACYVRGGQKLLEAISEKLGIGPGECTEDRNFSLETVRCLGACGLAPAVVVDSDTHGQMKTAKLEQVLSKYK; from the coding sequence TTGGAAGAATTCTCACCGGAACAGCTCGCGAAAGTCGACGAAATCATTAAAAGCTATAAATCAAAACCGGGCGCATTGATCCCGGTTCTTGAGCAGGTGCAGGATGTGTGCGGGTACCTGCCCATGTCGCTGCAGTCCAGGGTGGCAAAGGGCTTGAATCTCCCCGTGGCCAACGTGTACGGCGTGGTGACCTTTTACTCGTTCTTCACCATGGTGCCAAGGGGCAAGCATGTGGTCAGGATCTGCCTCGGCACGGCGTGCTACGTCCGCGGCGGCCAGAAGCTGCTTGAGGCCATATCGGAGAAACTCGGCATAGGACCGGGAGAATGCACCGAGGACAGGAATTTCTCCCTGGAAACGGTGCGGTGCCTGGGAGCCTGCGGTCTCGCCCCGGCCGTGGTCGTGGATAGCGATACCCACGGGCAGATGAAAACGGCAAAGCTCGAACAAGTCCTGTCCAAGTACAAATAG
- a CDS encoding ATP-binding protein, giving the protein MIELALHILDIAQNSLRAGAGLVEIVVVEDPENDRLAIGVYDNGCGMTPAEIEKALDPFYTTKKVRRIGLGLPMLKQAALQTDGSFSIESEAGKGTRLDVVFRYNHIDRQPLGDIAGALVALILEKPEIDILFTYRKGSYEYVLDTREIREGLDGVPMNNMEVIGLIRANITEGVHSRIS; this is encoded by the coding sequence ATGATCGAGCTGGCTCTCCATATCCTTGATATCGCCCAGAATTCCCTCCGGGCCGGGGCGGGACTTGTCGAGATCGTCGTTGTTGAAGACCCGGAGAATGACAGGCTGGCGATAGGGGTATATGACAACGGCTGCGGGATGACCCCCGCGGAGATCGAAAAGGCCCTTGACCCGTTTTATACGACAAAGAAGGTCCGGCGTATCGGCCTCGGGCTTCCCATGCTCAAGCAGGCCGCGCTTCAAACCGACGGGTCCTTTTCCATCGAATCGGAGGCCGGAAAGGGAACACGGCTGGACGTTGTCTTCAGGTACAATCATATCGACCGGCAGCCCCTGGGCGATATCGCCGGGGCCCTGGTCGCCCTGATACTTGAAAAGCCTGAAATCGACATCCTTTTCACGTACAGAAAAGGATCGTACGAATATGTCCTGGATACCAGGGAAATCAGGGAAGGCCTCGATGGAGTGCCCATGAACAACATGGAAGTCATTGGATTGATAAGGGCCAACATAACAGAGGGGGTGCATTCCCGGATATCCTAA
- a CDS encoding PHP domain-containing protein, translated as MARIYTCDLHIHTCLSPCAELDMHPSAIVRAALEKNLDIIAVCDHCASENARYVIKAAAGTSLLVLPGMEATSSEEVHVVALFESIEVLGLLQELIYANLRGENDEDVFGVQAIVNEAGEVEGFNPHLLIGASDIPLADIVGRVHELGGVAIASHIDRESFGVLGQLGFLPPDAAFDALEISAGTGVAKARRMYPDLDSYTFITSSDAHFIQDIGKAPARMLLEAPSFGEIAMALKKTGGRTVLEET; from the coding sequence ATGGCGCGGATTTACACCTGCGACCTTCATATCCACACATGCCTCTCCCCCTGCGCCGAGCTGGACATGCATCCCTCGGCGATAGTGCGGGCGGCGCTGGAAAAAAATCTTGACATCATAGCCGTATGCGACCACTGCGCTTCGGAAAACGCCCGTTATGTGATAAAGGCGGCGGCCGGCACCTCCCTTCTGGTCCTGCCGGGGATGGAGGCGACGAGCAGCGAGGAGGTTCATGTCGTGGCGCTCTTCGAAAGCATCGAAGTCCTCGGCCTTCTCCAGGAGCTGATCTACGCCAACCTGAGGGGCGAGAATGACGAGGATGTCTTCGGCGTGCAGGCCATCGTGAACGAAGCCGGCGAGGTCGAAGGCTTCAATCCCCACCTGCTGATCGGGGCGAGCGACATTCCCCTGGCGGACATCGTCGGGCGCGTCCATGAGCTGGGGGGCGTCGCGATAGCGTCGCACATAGACCGCGAAAGCTTCGGGGTGCTGGGCCAGCTGGGCTTCCTGCCTCCCGACGCGGCCTTCGACGCGCTGGAGATATCGGCCGGAACGGGAGTCGCGAAGGCCAGGAGAATGTATCCCGACCTGGATTCCTATACGTTCATAACGTCGTCCGACGCCCATTTCATCCAGGACATCGGCAAGGCGCCCGCGCGAATGCTCCTTGAGGCCCCGAGCTTCGGCGAGATCGCGATGGCGTTGAAAAAAACCGGCGGCAGAACGGTCCTGGAGGAAACATGA
- a CDS encoding serine kinase codes for MDIGTIAEKLKLKIICGESRLGETVTGGYAGDLLSDVMGNSKKGDIWVTRQVHQNTVAVAALKELAAIVIVQNASPDADTVQRAETEGVVLLVSAQPAFEVVGEIYRLLRGA; via the coding sequence ATGGACATCGGGACAATCGCGGAAAAACTCAAGCTGAAGATTATCTGCGGAGAAAGCAGGCTCGGCGAAACGGTGACCGGGGGGTATGCCGGGGACCTTTTGAGCGACGTAATGGGGAACAGCAAAAAGGGGGACATCTGGGTCACGAGGCAGGTGCACCAGAACACGGTGGCCGTCGCCGCCCTGAAGGAGCTTGCGGCGATCGTCATTGTCCAGAACGCTTCGCCGGACGCCGATACGGTCCAGCGGGCCGAGACCGAGGGAGTCGTGCTGCTGGTAAGCGCGCAGCCGGCCTTCGAGGTCGTCGGCGAAATATACCGCCTGTTGCGCGGAGCATGA
- a CDS encoding ATP-binding protein, with the protein MAEKQGFGESFTVTGGDYFNAGLVSSRIKKLLKECGIPEQAVRKAAVVTFEAEVNIVSYAVTGIISVKVENGSIFIEARDQGEGIPDIESALLEGFTTANDKVREMGFGAGMGLPNIKKFSDTFEIESEIGKGTIIRSMIKIQE; encoded by the coding sequence ATGGCGGAAAAACAGGGTTTCGGGGAAAGCTTCACTGTAACGGGCGGGGATTACTTCAACGCGGGCCTTGTTTCAAGCCGGATCAAGAAATTATTGAAAGAGTGCGGCATTCCCGAACAGGCCGTGCGGAAGGCTGCGGTTGTCACCTTTGAGGCTGAAGTCAATATCGTATCCTACGCCGTGACGGGAATAATCTCGGTGAAGGTGGAAAACGGCTCGATTTTCATTGAGGCGCGTGACCAGGGCGAGGGAATCCCCGATATCGAAAGCGCCCTTCTCGAAGGGTTCACAACCGCCAATGACAAGGTGCGGGAAATGGGTTTCGGCGCGGGAATGGGACTGCCGAATATTAAAAAATTCTCCGATACCTTTGAGATAGAATCGGAAATCGGGAAGGGAACCATTATCAGGAGCATGATAAAAATCCAGGAATAA
- a CDS encoding ferritin family protein, with amino-acid sequence MTRPFKWRSAMQNISLENVLDKAITREEEAYDFYVGLEKTVRDDVAKDALKFLAAEERKHKEFLVSYKTGKVGANALRMTEVVDYKIAQYLDKPDIEKDIHSQDVYLVAAHRELNSYNFYKGLADIQPAGDVKDMLYRMANEEMKHKEKVEYLYSNTAFPQTDGG; translated from the coding sequence ATGACACGACCGTTTAAATGGAGGAGCGCTATGCAGAATATCAGCCTGGAGAATGTTCTCGATAAAGCCATCACGAGGGAGGAAGAGGCATACGATTTCTACGTGGGGCTGGAAAAGACCGTACGGGACGATGTCGCCAAAGACGCGTTGAAGTTCCTCGCTGCTGAAGAACGAAAGCACAAGGAATTCCTCGTATCATACAAGACCGGCAAGGTCGGGGCCAACGCGCTGCGGATGACCGAGGTGGTGGATTACAAGATCGCCCAGTACCTGGATAAGCCGGATATAGAAAAGGACATCCACAGTCAGGATGTGTATCTCGTGGCGGCGCACCGCGAATTGAACTCCTATAATTTCTACAAGGGTCTTGCGGACATCCAGCCGGCCGGCGATGTGAAGGATATGCTTTACAGAATGGCGAACGAGGAAATGAAGCATAAGGAGAAGGTCGAGTACCTTTACTCCAACACGGCCTTTCCTCAGACGGACGGCGGTTGA